From Nicotiana tabacum cultivar K326 chromosome 20, ASM71507v2, whole genome shotgun sequence, one genomic window encodes:
- the LOC107789198 gene encoding eukaryotic translation initiation factor 4B2: MSKSPWGNIGAWAAEAERAEAEEKEQAAAEAAAAAARPTGAGKDSQSFPSLKEAASTKQKKKTKMSLQEFTMQSAYTTPTGYGSGSTTRLTPDEMLRLPTGPKERSAEEMQYGGRLGGGFSNYGGSRSMGPPRRDREGADGEGSWGGGGNRRSYGGFDDDRRGPPSRASDFDQPSRADEVDNWASMKKPLPPPSLDSGPARTNRYGSLGTGGGGISRADGDDNWGASKKPIVSATTPPQGRSWFSESRGPEPERWTREVATNHERQRLVLDPPKMELGSENVNESVVKVNKPNPFGAARPREEVLAEKGLDWKKLDMEIEVKKGSRPTSSQSSRPGSSHSARSEGPAALQGGVMEVKPKPKVNPFGDAKPREVLLEEKGLDWKKIDLELEHRRVDRPETEEEKNLKEEIEQLRKEAMQSSGHDQTNLRNVINQKERELELLIRDLDDKVRFGQKRPGSASGRERNLKEEIEQLRKEAMQSSGQDQTNLQNVINQKERELELLIRDLDDKVRFSQKPIQRPGSGSGRAAGLSERSLSQSASYEDRRAGEQIDRPRSRGGDAWARPTDPMERPRSRGGVDAWARPNEQVERPRSRGGVDGWTRPPSDERRSFQGGRGGFFGSRESDRTRSRDRW; this comes from the exons ATGTCGAAATCTCCATGGGGAAATATCGGCGCTTGGGCCGCCGAAGCCGAACGTGCCGAAGCCGAGGAAAAGGAACAGGCCGCCGCCGAAGCTGCCGCGGCAGCGGCTAGGCCTACCGGCGCCGGGAAGGACTCGCAGAGTTTCCCTAGCCTTAAGGAAGCGGCGAGCACAAagcagaagaagaaaacaaagatgaGCTTGCAAGAGTTCACGATGCAAAGCGCCTACACCACTCCCACCGGGTATGGGTCGGGATCCACTACCCGGTTAACTCCCGACGAGATGCTCCGCCTTCCTACCGGCCCAAAGGAACGATCCGCTGAAGAAATGCAATATGGTGGCCGTCTCGGTGGTGGGTTTTCTAATTATGGTGGGTCCCGCAGTATGGGCCCACCACGCCGAGATCGAGAGGGAGCCGATGGTGAGGGTTCGTGGGGTGGTGGTGGTAATAGAAGGTCATATGGTGGATTTGATGATGATCGAAGGGGCCCACCTTCCAGGGCTTCAGATTTTGATCAACCATCTAGAGCTGATGAGGTTGATAACTGGGCTTCGATGAAAAAACCATTACCCCCTCCATCACTTGATTCCGGTCCAGCCCGTACTAATCGATACGGTTCTCTCGGAACCGGAGGTGGTGGAATTTCTAGGGCTGATGGTGATGACAATTGGGGCGCTTCGAAAAAGCCAATTGTCTCGGCCACAACACCACCACAAGGGAGATCTTGGTTCTCAGAATCGAGAGGACCTGAACCAGAGCGTTGGACTCGCGAGGTGGCAACAAATCATGAAAGGCAGAGATTGGTTCTGGATCCGCCCAAGATGGAATTGGGAAGTGAGAATGTGAATGAGAGTGTGGTGAAAGTGAATAAGCCGAATCCATTTGGGGCGGCAAGGCCACGAGAGGAGGTGTTGGCGGAGAAGGGCTTGGATTGGAAAAAGCTGGATATGGAAATTGAGGTTAAAAAGGGAAGTAGGCCAACGAGCTCACAATCAAGTAGGCCTGGGAGTTCACATTCAGCCCGGTCTGAAGGCCCAGCGGCATTACAGGGAGGAGTGATGGAAGTTAAACCTAAGCCAAAGGTGAATCCTTTCGGAGATGCAAAGCCAAGGGAAGTTTTGCTTGAGGAGAAAGGTTTAGATTGGAAAAAAATTGATTTGGAGTTGGAGCATCGACGGGTTGACAG GCCAGAGACAGAGGAGGAAAAGAATCTGAAGGAAGAAATAGAACAGCTCAGAAAGGAAGCTATGCAGAGCTCGGGTCATGACCAGACTAATTTACGGAATGTGATTAATCAGAAAGAGAGGGAGTTGGAACTGCTGATCCGTGATTTGGATGACAAAGTTCGTTTCGGTCAGAAAAGGCCAGGCTCTGCGTCAGGCAGGGAAAGGAACCTGAAGGAAGAAATAGAACAGCTCAGAAAGGAAGCTATGCAGAGCTCGGGTCAGGACCAGACTAATTTACAGAATGTGATTAATCAGAAAGAGCGGGAATTGGAATTGCTGATCCGTGATTTGGATGACAAAGTTCGTTTCAGTCAGAAACCTATTCAAAGGCCAGGCTCTGGGTCAGGCAGGGCTGCTGGACTTTCTGAGAGGAGCCTTTCACAGTCAGCATCTTATGAAGATCGTAGAGCTGGTGAACAGATCGACAGGCCTCGATCACGTGGTGGAGATGCGTGGGCAAGGCCAACTGACCCAATGGAGAGGCCTCGATCACGTGGTGGTGTTGACGCATGGGCAAGGCCAAATGAACAAGTGGAAAGGCCTCGATCACGGGGTGGTGTAGATGGATGGACAAGGCCACCTAGTGATGAGAGAAGATCATTCCAAGGAGGTAGAGGAGGTTTTTTTGGCAGCCGGGAGTCTGACAG GACAAGATCCAGGGACAGATGGTGA